ATCTCCCATCATTCTTTTTCAGGGTCACaacgaggaaggaacctgaatggATCTTCCTTCATTTTCTCAAATCGTCGGGCACGGTATACCATACAAGCTTCATAGGCTGCATCCTCCATACTTTCCTCCATAGTGGCACGACTCACCAGGTGAGTGTGGCTGGTTTCCACCCTACGATCCTTCCTAGCTTCATCCCAACCAGTGAAAAACAAGTTTGTCTTCCAATATGTAGCTTCATGGGGGTGTTGGTACTCGGTGCAATGATATTGCACATAGGGACACAAGTCGGGGTAGTAGCATGCAAGCACTATCATGAGTAGGGAATGGAAGTAGGCCGTGTCATCCCCATGCTTGAAATAGAACTCCTTGGTCCACCCCACACCTAGGAGATGATTTCCTTCAGTGAAGCATGGTCCTCTATAGCTAATGCGGGCTGTTTTGTTGgaacgaggcatctacagaattagatttagctAGAATAGAAACaaaattttcataacagagtgaggcaaaagaagcataaaactttagcaaataataagggtgagatagaaagcatgaaatgagtaaagcaaaagaagctaaaatgatcattgctaactaggcttgcgtcctatagtcaacacaGCTTTGATACCGATCTgtcacccaattttaaggataaaatgggatgcaaaatcttatgtacgcccagagattagtcacacacataaaccgacaaattatgaatagtaccatcacaagtgtttattacatcatgaatattaAGACAGAATCGCCACATagatatagcggaagtataaCGAAAAcatctcgcggaagctccatttcacaggaacatcgactggttgaccacaagtctagaagtCCACAGGGAAGTCATCAtacccatagccatctgttacccatccaggatttttatctaaatcatgaaaataaacaagtgtaagtacatgtcgtactcaacaagtgtaacatggggttcatgaggctcaaaaggcttgacacaggtttcaCAGCacttagcttttagttgtcacaattttagcttaaaaGTAGCAACAAATTGTTTCAATTCCcgatgcaaaacacatgatcaatgtaaacatgattaatgaatagaataaacagataattcttagtgtgcatctattccataagggttttaaggccgctcgtgaccgtgagcacggctgatataccagttttacactctgcagaggttgtacactttcactgtgagtcgtgatttaccctttcgcccaaggtgatcagcctcttgacccactaagGAAGGTCAgcatggttcactatgaagcctttcaaaggttcgtctaacaagttagggccattagattcgctcggcaaatagatatagagcccctcttcctgatggcacaatgatgcgcagcctatactcaaggggacagaggccgcactatacccgattcgtcaagccattcttacgccaataaaggtaaccactaacaagctagaaaatatcctcatactgagctaaagccagagccatgtagccctcacagctgtactataagtcttagatgatcacttacagataagtccttagggagaggaatctgaagcatttagaaagtagctaaacactctagccccctgtttccaagttgctaaaaagttatattttaatgtttattgcatataccattagtcaagttataagatcatggttgaattgagcactagtaaagctacccaatgcatatcccataggtgacaaggtttaagttcaattctagggaatccatATCAAGATGACACACgcaacatgaatttaataaaTTAAAGTGAAtatgaaacaaggatgatcccatgctatacttgccttgagcaaagtactcctgctggtcaGTCACatcaaagtaatactcttggtcttccacgaattgctcaccgtctatactcgataatcacagtaacatacaagcatccatgagcaatcatgcgtagcaaacaaaagctatagattagaacagtacaccaatatcataaaatcaagatgaaaagtttggaaaatgaatctacgtctcgctacgatcacacagacgcgaatatcataaaaatcggagctaaaacaaataagttatgaattaaacaagttttcctttagtaaaataatagattaaatctaacctcgaattttaaaagtttaaaacCTACATggtagtagtatgaacatgtagattataaaattacgaacctaacgaaaGTTGAATGGattaaatcagagttaaaacgaagattttatggctaaaacaaatctagtggcaaaactgtaaatagccgaaaacgtattttcaatctaaccgaaccaaagtacgctttcaaaagaagaaaacgaaatCTGAAAAAAATGCTTCTTGGTCttccacgaattgctcaccgtctatactcgataatcacagtaacatacaagcatccatgagcaatcatgcgtagcaaacaaaagctatagattagaacagtacaccaatatcataaaatcaagatgaaaagtttggaaaatgaatctacgtctcgctacgatcacacagacgcgaatatcataaaaatcggagctaaaacaaataagttatgaattaaacaagttttcctttagtaaaataatagattaaatctaacctcgaattttaaaagtttaaaacCTACATggtagtagtatgaacatgtagattataaaattacgaacctaacgaaaGTTGAATGGattaaatcagagttaaaacgaagattttatggctaaaacaaatctagtggcaaaactgtaaatagccgaaaacgtattttcaatctaaccgaaccaaagtacgctttcaaaagaagaaaacgaaatCTGAAAAAAATgctttggactgtgggttaagACTCAGATAATTATAAGGGTTTTTTTGCAAAACTtacagcgaaggggtatcggccatccaCGGCCGCTGGATTAGAATTGGGTGGCCAGGATTAAATCGGGCGGTGTAGGAGACGATGGCGGCGTCCAGAACATGACGGgcgtggcggcgccatggctggtgAGGCGATGGGCTCACCGGAGACATCGGTTTAGGGCCTACGGTGCATGGTTTGAAGAACGGGAAAGTCCAGGAGAGAGAGGGGGTGACGGCGGGCTCACCTGGAGCTACCTCGGTGGCGGAGAGGGAACAGGGAGGCTGCGGTACTCCACGAGGCAGACGGCAGATCTCCTTCTGTGACTGCGGCTCAGAGGCAGGTCAATAGTTGGCTCTGAGGCGCTATAGGGAGGAGGCGTGGGCTCGGCCAGCTATTTAAGAGGCGCTGGGACTTGGGAGGCATGCCACCATGAGGACCCATGGCGTGGACGGAGTCAGACGGCGGCGGTGTCCGGCTCGGTTACGCTCGAGAGGATGAAGATGCCCTGACGGACGAGCCCGGCGCATCAGTGGGTAGGAGGCGCGGCACGACGTTGCATGCGGAGCTAGACCGGCTGCCTTGCTAGGCCGCCgcgggaagagagagggagagcgcGCCGGTGCAGGCCAAGAGCGGAGAGAGAGCGCGGCAGCGCGGAGAGGAAAAACGGGCCGGCAAAGTTGGGCCGCGGGGAAGAAACAGGCCATGCGGTGGAAAAGAGAGAGGCAGGCCGACTGGGCCGAGAAATccatttttcctttttctaattTTTCCCAAGCAATTTCAAAAtcaattttgaatgcaaattcaattcAACTTGGAACCTGATtttcaaaccaagcaatacaaaaagacatgcagcggcatgaatgcacatacatgattgtgaccttatatttgattttatttttataaaaaatattattttcctaaattcaaatgctcacaaaaatgcataataaagCAATTTCCACTATTTAAaatattgcaaattttagggtgttacacctatTCCCATCCCGCATCACAACGTACAGATATTTGCATGGGAGGGTGAAGTCTGGTAGCTGTACGTGTACATTAGGAGGCGTTGCTTTGGAGAAAGAATTAATGGTTCAGATCAAAGGATGCAACCATTGGGTTTTCCAGCAGGCGCAATACAAGTTGAAACATGTTAGCACTGGCGTATGCAGCCTTTGCTCTATTTCAGGGTCGACTCAGATATCAGCCATTACTCCCTGAGTCCCCTTACTTAAATGTTGGAGGTGTATATATGGGAGATCCCCCAAGAGGGGCTAGCTACTTGATACAAAAATATTGCATATACCAATGTGTTGTAGAGTGTCACTCTCTCAAATGAAAAAAGGCAGAATTTGATGCAGTGTCCAGTGCATATTGCCGGGGTAGGAATAGGAGGCATCGGGAAACACACTGCCAGTGCTTCTTGGGGCAGTACTACATATTTCTCTAGTATGTCTACATGTTTCTTGGGACATCTAGGAAGACAGACACCGAATTCTGGCAGACTAGCATCTGCTACATTTCTCCTTTCGTTTGGACTCATTCAGTCATCTAAATATTGCACTCAGTACGTGTGGTATTGGCATTGTTGAAATATGAAGTGAATGCATAATACTCAAGTTTTTCCCGGTTGAAGTGGTCAATGCATAATACTCAATAAAATAAGTATTCAAGCCAGAGGTCTTACATTCAAATTCTAGCTAGcgcaataaaataaaataattattGCTCGCTCCTATTTCACGCATAAGGTTTAATGGAGCCTACACATGAGGGTGAGTGTTGAAATATAAAGTGAATTGTCCACCTTTATTATCATCTTAATTAAACCTTTTGATTTAACTGGTTGGTGCATATAACTCATATGGTATCTCAGGACTAGAGGTCTCCATTTTGAACTCCTAGCTAGAGCAATTAAATTAATAATTGTTACTTACTCCTATTTCACATCAAGGTTAACTGTCCACCTTCCTTATCAGTAAACTCAATGCCGCCGATATGATTCCTGAGAACATTTTGGTTATCTGCTCCTTTACTTGTAGTAAAAGTTTTCAATTAACAGTCAATTTATCATAAGAATGAAAATACCTACAAAAACATACCACTTGTACGGCACCTAAATTCCCAAACCTATGCTATTTCATTTTCACATCTATCGATATGAGGAGTTATCTGTTTTTTGTTGTCATTAAGTTCATTCCTTACTAATCGTGCTAACCTTTTAAGAATCCAGAGCTGTACTAGTGCTATATAGATGCAGTAGTATGTTAATTGTTGTTTCATCAATACTTACATAATAGGTCACCGACAACTATGATAAACTTTCATCAGTTCGATGAAGAAGTATCCCAAATACCATGCATGCGCCTTCTCCGGTGTCGGTGGTCAGTAGTCAGTAGATCATGTGGACATTGTTATGGGCTTATAGCTGCTCTCCCATATTCTGGAAATGAGGCCATCATGTGAGGTATTCAGTACATTTTATTGACAAGTTGACAGGACTGCTTCAGCATTCGGTTGAGATGCTGAAACTCATGGCTCTTAATATCTATGTACTAGCCACGTTGTTGCATTTACATACTGCAGAACTAAGGCGTAGAGGAGGTAGGCGATCTGTTACTGCAACAACCACTAGAATGACGATGAGGGCAACAGATCAATAGGCGCTGCCCCTGGCAGAGATCAATCTCTCAGGGGGCACGCGTTGCGGAAGCGATGTCTATATGCTTTGGATTAGAACTTGAATCGTGATACCATGTATTTCTAAGCCTCGTGGGCAGATTATATAGGAGTACATTGCTTAAGGGGCAAACAACCAGCTTTGGAGATAAGGCAAGCCGGGATTATAAGATCCTAATTTACCATATCTGGAGATATCCTAATATACTCTATTACTTTGCTCTATTTTGGCATCCGCTAGTACACAAAATATCTTTACTGACGGTACTTTTTATATTTGTACTAGCACTTTGAGCAACCGCCGGCGTGAAAGGCTAGTAAAAATCAACAAACTTTACTTGCGTCACCTAAGAACCGCCACTATAAATATTTACAATAGCGATTTTCTTAAGAAAACCAGAAAACCACCACTGTAAATGATTTTTTAGAAATTGCAAATCGGGCCTCGAAAAATAGCAATAATTTTTATGTGAGGCCCACACTAGGGAACCACACATGGtctttagttttttttatcatttTCGTGAGAAATACGCGCATATGTGGTTTCCAGGAATCAAACTTAGAACCTCAGTCCTCGCACATTACACCCCTTACCACTACACCCCCAAAGTCACTTGTGACTTAAGAGTAGTAATATTCTCTTAGTATTGACTCCACTCGCTTTTGAAATGGAGATTTGAAgcactaaatgaattcaaatggaaaagtttcaactataaaattttagatctcatcgagatctacaactttgcttttgattGTTTTTCCATTCAAGgtcatttgagaaattcaaaaaaaaaaaaaatttaaaatcaTTAATTTTAAAACATAACTCTGGAgacctaaatgatttcaaatgaaaaaaatagtcaactacaaagttgtagatcttttcAATTACTACAACTTGTTCAGACCATTTCTCTATCCGAGATCATTTGCAAAATTCAAAAAAATTAATTTCAAATTACTTATAGTGGCGCTAGGTTAAGAGAACCGTCAGTACAAAAATAGCTAGTAAAAATGGATTTACACTGACGGTTCATAGCCACGGCCCACAATTTCATTTCTACTAGTTCCTATACGAACCGTCAGTAAAAAGAATCACAAGCGCCAGTAAAAATTGATTGTGTACTAGTGGTCGACTCATATACCAACCATGCTCCCCTTACTTAAATGTTGGAGGAGTATATATGGGAGACCCCCCAAGAGGAGCTAGCTACCTGATACCAATGTGTTGTAGAGTGTCACTCTCAAATGAAAAAGGGGAAGGATTTGATGCAGCGTCTAGTGCATATTGTTGGGGTAGGAATAGGAGGCGTCGGAAGACACACCACCAATGGTTCTTGGGGTATTAGCACATATTTCTCTAGTATGTCTAGGTTGAGATTGCGATCCAGTCTTGCATCAAGCAGGAGCTACGATTGGAGTGTGAGCTGCCTTTGAAGCGTGAGGCATGGAAGCAACAGCTGCAAGAGGAGCGCACAGCTAGGCAGAAGGAACATGAGGCCAGGATGCAGGAACAGAATGAACACAAAGATGAAGGTGCCTACTTCAATAATGTCATGTCGGTCAGTTCGTTCTTTCAATACTTGATGATGAGATTCTGTAACTTACAGCTAAATCCTAGCACATGACATGAATTTCATAGCTGTAATTAGGCACTGACTTAACATTTTTATGGTAGTTCAGATGCTTGAAACTTGCTTGGACAAAATAATTCTACTAGTTTCATCTTACTAGGAGGTTCATACAAGGAATTAAATCAGCTAATGAGTTTTTAATGTCATTACACCGGTTGTAATGATTATTTTTCTATCTTTACGCAGGCCATTCAACAACAGCTACATCCGAGGGCGTGTTTGCGCACCTGGACCAGCACGGCCTAGCCAGCCCAAACGGACCAGGCGTGGGCAGGCCTTCCCCAACTGCTGCAACGCAGCTTGTTTGCGCACCTGTACGGATTCAGCCCGGCCTAGGCGAGCTGGTGTTTGTGACCCAATACTCAGCCGGGCTCAAACGCCAACCGCCACCAACTACCGAGCACAGATTGTGTTTGCCAGCTGCTGTGCTCGGCCTGGCCCAAAGAGAAGGAAGAACAGCATGATCAATAGAGAAGCAAACACTTTGAATGAAAATGTACAAAAGACATAGGCCTCAGACTAATTCCATTTAATCAACACATATATTGCCGGCTACATTGCATAATCAAAGAAGCAAACTAAGAACAGTAGCAGAATTAAGTAGTTTGGCAAGCCGAGAAGGGCAACAAGTTAACAGAAAAGAGAGTACATGAATCAAAGTGGCATGTAGCCAGCTAATGCAGTCATCCTATTGTGTCATCATCGgcctaattaaaacaacagctgtggcacatgaacagcttgagtgacagaccaactacaaccataaacaagatcaagatgacaGCATTTTTGCAACAGCCTTGCAGCCCAGGTGAATGAGGACAGATTTCAGAACCTTGAGTTGTCACCAGTTCATGGAATGCTGATGCATCCCCATGAGGGGCATCAATTGGTAACAGCAAGGGTTCTTGAGGTACCCTTGCATTAAAATCTCTAAGagcatcatcatagttgttgtacttctGATAGATAACCCCTTCTTCCCTAAGCACTTGCTTAACACACTCATACCATGTAAAATAAATCCCAGGTTTCTTCCCTTCAAAGACCACATAGTAAGGAGGCATTCTCCGAAACCAACCAAATGTAGAACATGTAAGTGGTCTGAATGACATGCCTCAGTCGACCATTCAGTTTGAATGATAGTGAACATCATCGGCTACTTGATAAAAAAATAGCCTCAGCTTAGTAgtttgatagtttttttttcttgtttagtCATTGGTGGCTACCAAGAATTGTAAGAACCAAATAAAGAGGCAAATAAACAACAGTTGCACTCACTGCCATACAGACCTTTTGATCAGTTGCACTCACTGCCATCAGCCATCACAAGAGGATGTTGTTGCTATGGAGTACAACTGAGCATAAGTGTAGAATGAAAGGATAGGCAAATAAAGAACAAAGCACAACAACAAAACCATCAAAACAAGAATAAGGTAGCCACCTCATGTTTGTTTTATGCATCATAGGCCTTTAAATCCCATAGTTACCACCAGGGCATAAACAACACAAATAGGTAACTAGTTATCAAATAAAAAGTAGCCAACAGAGGCTACAAATAAGTttcttacaataccaagttcagcccAACAACCAAGGGCTCAAATGTTCTCAAATCCTTGCCTATTGTTAGCCACCCTCCTAGGCAAACTACACCATCAAGGTCAGGTGTcaaaagaacaagcagactgcacaAAAGCTCCTGTTGTCAAAAGAAGAGAGAGTGGGTGAGGGGAgtggaggaactatacatctcTACAGTCAACCCCCTCCTGGCCTTCTAGCCCTTCATGTGTAGTGGAACTACACATAGTAGTTTTTGGCCAGGAAGGTCCTAAGCCAAAGAGCCCTGTGGGCATCACTCATGTTCACAAAGCCCCTGCATTGGGCCTTGTTGTCTAGGAGGAAGGTGTAGGCAACAATAAGTGCCTCCTCACTGAAGCTAGGCATCTCCATCACAGCAAGGTATAGATTGGCATCAACATGGGCAGGTCTAGTCTCCCTAAGAGCATTGGCCACATTGTTCACAGCATCTGACATGTTAGTCGACATGAGCATCTCCTCCTCAGAGAagttccctctcttcctctttgggCCAGCAGTTGAGGAGGTAGGAAGCAGTTCAGTGGCCTTGCTATCCCCTCCCTATTCACTGGGAACTATGGTCTGGGTCAAAGGAGGACCATCAGCCTTGGCACCAACACTGTCAGCCTGGTTCTGCCCTAAGGCTTCACCAGACCCAAGTGCAAACTTGCCTGTGGCCATGGCATTAGCAAAGATAGCCTCCATCTCAGTGTAGAACCTAATAGGGCAGTTAAGAAACTCTACATCTTTAGGATGGTCCTGTAGGGTTGGGCAAATGTAGTTTAAGAAAGGCAAATGTAGGTAGTCAAGGCAAAGACGAGATCAAATTGCTACCTTACAGTGGCCAAGGTAGTGCTCTTGCTCAAGCATGATAGCATGAGCCTGGTCATCCCAAAGAGCACCACTAAGGTCCTTCAGCTTGCTCACCCTAGCCCATTTCTGCCTCCACTTTCTCAAGTGGTTGTACACTTGAGTTGGGCTAACAACCTCCCCACAGAACAGCTTGAGGGCTTTGGCCACAGAATTCACATCTTTGTCCTTGAAAACCTTGTCAGGCCTGCTACCATCACTAACAAGGGTAGCCatcctccttagcacaaagccagAGGTGGTGTTGGTCCACCTTATTGCCCTCATAGCCCCATTCCTAGCCATAGGAGCAGCAACATCAACAGGGTTTGCTGCACCTagagcagcaccagcaccagctacAACAGGGGCAGAACCACCATTGATGAGCTGCTCCATCACTGAAGTACCAGCAACAAACCCACCCTCAAATGCACCTGAATCCATCCTAGGGCTGGCATGTAATGAAATCAACAACAAAATGAATCAAGAACAGACTGACAGCAATATTAACAGTTGCATGAATAAACAACAGACtgacagatcatgaagaacagaaTGATTCAAGAACAGATTGACAGTAAGATTAACAACAACAGAATGAATGAAGCATAAAATTGGTCTCAGCTTTGTCCaccaaattattacatcaccatgACACACACATGAGTTCCATAGCAGGGTACAAAAGCTAAATTCAAGAACATATTACATCAAATAGTGTTTGTTCCCCTCCATTTCCACATAGCATTGCAAATGGCATCCCTTATTTCAGTCATGTCAACAGAGTCTTGGTCCAGATGGGCTGGGGGCAGGTTGGTTGGATCAGCAGAAGCAGTGAAACCTTCCTCATCAGGCACTacttcatcaatgccaaaacctagGATCCAGTTGTGCAAAATGGCACAGGCAACTACAAGCTTCACTTGTGTCCTATACTTGTGGAAGGGTTTGTTGTCCAAGATCCTAAACCTGCCCTTCAGTGCACCTATAACCCTCTCCACAGTCACTCTAAGTGATGAGTGCCTAAGGTTGTAGAGCTCCCTTGCATTGGTGGGCCTGTTCCTTGGGCCATACTTAGACAAATGGTACCTAACCCCCCTGTAGGGAGGTAGGAAACCATTTTTGCATGCATACCCAGCATCTACCAAGAACATTTTACCTACACAAGACATCTACTGTGAGAGTGTGTGTTAATAGGCCATGGAATATGTAATTAGTGTTGGTGTGCAATTACCTTTTGGCaaactcaagccatcttccctgGCTACAGCATCTGCCAAAACAGTTGCATCATGGGCAGAGCCCTCCCACCCAGCCAGGACATAAGTGAATTTCATATCACAATTTGCAGCTACCATCATATTTTGGGTGGGATCCTTTTTCCTACCCCTGAAAGCTTGTTGCATGCGCCTAGGAACCCTTGCTAGGAAATGAGTGCCATCTATAAAGCCAATGACATTCTAAAAAGCATGGGTCAGTCATTGCAACGGGTCTAATGTAACTAATGAACCTAGGGTATACAATTACCTTAAAATATGGATTCCATGTATGGCTTCCAAGAATCTTTGGGTGAGTGGTAGTGCTAGCTGGCTTTATCATTTCATTCCTAAGCTCACCCACAGCATACAACACCTGATGGAAGTGCTTGTGGACAGTTTGGATGGACCTCCTAAAGGACTGGTGGACAACCCTAAATCTTTGGTTGTGCCCTACAACATGTAAAAACATGGCAACCTGCTCTTCTACTGACACCCTCTCCCTATCAGTGACAAGACTCCTCTCTCTAAAAGTTCTCACTAACTTAAAAAAAAGCAGCTCTCTTCATCCTAATCATAGAAATACACTCTGAATTAGTGGAGTTGTATATCATTCTCAGTGTTCTCTGTCTGTGCTgttcattttcatccctaatcagGGCCAGTGCTATAGGATCAGGCAGTGGGGTTTTAGGTTCAGGGGTTTTCCTTTTAGCCtagtggatacaaaggaaaccatAACAACAGTCAAGGCAACTGCCTTCCTACACAGCATGTCACGGCTCAAAGACAGATCCATCTACAAGCATGTAAAAATGTAACATGATTTCAGCTTAATGTACCCTGCTAGGCATCAACATGAATGTGAAATGAATGCATATGAACAAAAGCACGGCTACATCTTGTATGTGATGCCTCCCTAGTGCTAAATTTGGACAACATCATCGACCAATGATGGAACAAAAAACTCAGAGCAATAGTAATCAGAAATAGATCAACATCCCTAACAGAtcaagaacagcaaggtacaagtaACACTAACAACTGCATCAAACAGTTATGAACAGCAAGGTACAATACTAATCTGAAACAGATCAACAACCCTAAT
The nucleotide sequence above comes from Miscanthus floridulus cultivar M001 chromosome 18, ASM1932011v1, whole genome shotgun sequence. Encoded proteins:
- the LOC136521211 gene encoding uncharacterized protein → MQQAFRGRKKDPTQNMMVAANCDMKFTYVLAGWEGSAHDATVLADAVAREDGLSLPKGFGIDEVVPDEEGFTASADPTNLPPAHLDQDSVDMTEIRDAICNAMWKWRGTNTI